A single Candoia aspera isolate rCanAsp1 chromosome 7, rCanAsp1.hap2, whole genome shotgun sequence DNA region contains:
- the SYPL1 gene encoding synaptophysin-like protein 1, with translation MSDFHLDLSPLKEPLGFIKLLEWLFSVFAFASCGGYKGVTTLLVSCQGLANKTVTASFSYPFRLNKVIFTSPDPTRCNGTWTDFYLVGNFSSSAQFFVTFAVLIFFFCMAALVLYLGYMHVYRNGSNFPMIDYVFTLSAVFLWLVSSAAWARALVDIKVSTGPHVVEEIPACKMLGTSCVFASVSSMGSLNVSVVFGLLNMILWGGNAWFVYKETSLHKPNSNSPNSGFYPPASGI, from the exons ATGAGTGATTTTCACCTTGACCTTAGCCCCCTCAAAGAGCCCCTGGGTTTCATCAAGCTTCTTGAGTGG CTCTTTTCCGTATTTGCATTTGCTTCTTGTGGAGGATATAAAGGTGTCACTACGCTTCTAGTTTCCTGTCAAGGGCTGGCGAACAAAACAGTAACAGCCTCTTTTAGTTATCCTTTCAG GTTGAACAAAGTTATATTTACTTCACCAGATCCTACCCGATGCAATGGCACTTGGACAGATTTCTATCTTGTGGGCAACTTTTCCTCCTCTGCACAGTTCTTCGTCACGTTTGCAGTCCTGATCTTCTTCTTCTGCATGGCGGCCCTGGTGCTGTACCTTGGTTATATGCACGTATATCGGAATGGTAGTAATTTCCCAATGATC GATTATGTTTTCACTCTCAGTGCTGTCTTTCTGTGGCTAGTCAGCAGTGCTGCCTGGGCAAGGGCCCTGGTTGATATCAAAGTATCAACCGGTCCGCACGTTGTGGAAGAAATACCGGCTTGCAAAATGCTTGGGACATCCTGTGTGTTTGCTTCCGTTTCCAGCATGGGAAGTTTGAATGTGTCCGTG GTTTTTGGCTTGCTAAATATGATTCTGTGGGGAGGAAATGCTTGGTTTGTATACAAGGAGACTAGCCTGCATAAACCTAACAGTAATTCCCCAAACTCTGGGTTCTATCCCCCTGCATCAGGAATCTGA